TGACCCGACACAGTGCAGTACGGCAGGCCATTATTGCCGCATTAAAAAAGACCGATGATGGCTCCACCACGTTTTTTGACGGTCGTCCGGTCGTGGTGGAGGAGGATGAGTTACCTGCGGTGGCGGTGTACCTGAGTGATGCTCAGTATACCGGTCCTGAGGTGGACGGTGATATCTGGAGCGCGGTGCTACATGTGGAAGTATTTCTGAAAGCCACTGCACCGGACAGCGCCCTGGATGAACAGATGGAGAAC
This DNA window, taken from Salmonella enterica subsp. enterica serovar Typhimurium str. LT2, encodes the following:
- a CDS encoding Gifsy-2 prophage probable minor tail protein codes for the protein MTRHSAVRQAIIAALKKTDDGSTTFFDGRPVVVEEDELPAVAVYLSDAQYTGPEVDGDIWSAVLHVEVFLKATAPDSALDEQMENRVYPALGSVAGLGDIIRTMSAQGYNYQRDDEMAMWGSADLSYDITYSM